In Thunnus thynnus chromosome 13, fThuThy2.1, whole genome shotgun sequence, the following proteins share a genomic window:
- the si:dkey-5g14.1 gene encoding lysosomal proton-coupled steroid conjugate and bile acid symporter SLC46A3 produces MKGLFLVEPVVALYAFSSFLIYPLVQQYVYRRLWQDLTNTTYPISDNTSRCAGNSSSNQTSYHQEVQRQASLFSLYTELFSTVPSLIVTLMLVAYSDRGGRKITIILPLIGTLIYTLTFLAVSYFELNIYLLIGSSLLSSLFGGLGTFLGGCFAYIADLCEDGHQKTLRMAGLDMMIGLLSGVASISTGYFLRAAGFNWPFLTSALFQCVILLYAIFILEETVKKAPPDAIILDGAPQHSATKQMLYGVYQMFVGASRRCKTVLVLLILIFTSFSFAYGGGISLMTLYELNEPLCWTEILIGYGSALSTTVFLASFMGVSAFTYCGMPQLLIVLLGILSVISGMILTAFAKTTLLMFIVRVPLLLSIMPFPVLRSMMSKIISKSQQGALFACLSFLESLTNNVSSAVFNSIYAATVSWFPGFVFLLSAGLCVIPLSFLGTVGLMGVDVAKDDKDQENFLSGEEGPVEDENDNSPILS; encoded by the exons ATGAAGGGTCTTTTCCTTGTGGAGCCTGTGGTAGCCCTGTACGCTTTCTCCAGTTTTCTCATCTATCCACTGGTGCAGCAGTATGTGTACCGAAGGCTCTGGCAGGACTTGACCAACACCACCTATCCTATCTCTGACAACACCTCCAGATGTgcaggaaacagcagcagcaaccagaCGAGCTACCATCAG GAGGTGCAGAGGCAGGCGTCTCTCTTCTCCCTTTACACAGAGCTCTTCTCCACAGTCCCCTCTTTGATTGTCACTCTCATGCTGGTGGCCTACAGTGACCGGGGAGGACGCAAGATCACCATCATCCTGCCTTTGATTGGCACATTGATCTACACCCTGACCTTCCTGGCAGTGTCCTACTTTGAGCTAAACATTTACTTGCTCATTGGTTCCTCGCTTCTTAGTTCTCTGTTTGGGGGCTTGGGCACATTTCTGGGGGGCTGTTTCGCCTATATAGCAGACTTGTGTGAGGACGGCCATCAGAAGACGCTGCGCATGGCTGGACTTGATATGATGATTGGCTTGTTGTCTGGGGTAGCTTCAATATCAACAGGCTACTTCTTGAGAGCTGCAGGCTTTAACTGGCCTTTCCTTACCTCCGCGTTGTTTCAGTGTGTGATCCTTCTCTATGCAATTTTCATCCTAGAAGAGACTGTGAAGAAGGCTCCTCCTGATGCCATTATTCTAGATGGGGCTCCTCAGCACTCAGCCACAAAACAGATGTTGTATGGGGTCTACCAGATGTTTGTAGGGGCCAGCCGCAGGTGTAAAACTGTTTTAGTCCTCCTGATACTCATCTTCACCAGCTTCTCCTTCGCCTATGGAGGTGGGATCTCCTTGATGACACTATATGAGCTCAATGAGCCACTGTGCTGGACTGAGATTTTGATTGGCTACGGCTCAGCACTGTCCACTACTGTGTTCCTGGCCAGTTTTATGGGAGTATCAGCGTTCACATACTGTGGCATGCCACAGCTGCTCATTGTCCTGTTGGGCATCCTGTCTGTCATATCTGGCATGATCCTGACGGCGTTTGCAAAGACCACTTTACTGATGTTTATAG TAAGGGTGCCACTGCTTCTGTCCATCATGCCGTTCCCTGTTCTGCGCTCCATGATGTCAAAGATCATCTCAAAGTCTCAGCAGG GTGCTCTGTTTGCCTGTCTTTCCTTTCTGGAAAGTCTAACGAACAACGTATCAAGCGCAGTCTTCAACAGTATCTATGCTGCTACAGTATCATGGTTCCCAGGCTTCGTCTTCCTGTTGTCTGCAGGACTCTGTGTCATCCCTTTGTCTTTCTTGGG CACGGTGGGTCTGATGGGAGTGGATGTTGCCAAAGATGACAAAGACCAAGAGAATTTCTTGTCAGGAGAGGAGGGTCCTGTTGAAGATGAGAATGACAACAGTCCTATTCTTAGCTGA